In Oryzias melastigma strain HK-1 linkage group LG10, ASM292280v2, whole genome shotgun sequence, the genomic window ACCTCGGCCCAGTGGGTCTCTGCTGTCCGTCTCAGATAGATCCTCGGTGGTGTTCTCCTGGGGCAGCTGCGATTCTTCTGGGGGCAAAGTGGCAGAAAGGCAGGGCTCCGGCAGGCTGAGAGAAGCAACAGAGCGAATGGCAACCTGGTTCACTGTGACccgtgaggaagaggaggtgggcAGGTTGCAGCTGTaatgaataaaagaagaatCGGTTAAAATGGGTTTAAAGTTGCAGTTAGAACttgattttaattatgatataAAGGTGAGACTAATTTAAGGGTTCATTGATTATATGTAGACTTACATACCACATGAGACAcaaatgtgatctttttttttttttttataaaaaattaaaataattaaatatatctGGTATATGACTTTTAAAAGAATGAATAGACTGGCTAACAAAGTGGTAAAAATAGATgaagtagtttaaaaaagtgaattggTCACCGTGGGtaacatttgtttcaaaaattgTTAGATTGTAAAAATGGTTGGGCATGATTTCATTTGAGATGAGATTCAACTTCCACTGCTTTGTCTAAATTTAAGTCCTCTAACAACACAAACACTACACATAAGAGACATCCATTTTTGTTGGGATAGGAATTCATTAAACTAGGATTGAATATGATAATGAAACATGACTATGATTTGGAGCGGAGGTGAAATCAAAACATGCAGGACAAGGACCAATCTTAAATAATATAGGTGCAAGTtccatttttcagaataaaatcatGATGAATTCACTGAAGTCTCCTACCTATGCATCTCTGTGCTGCTGCAGGGACTGGACAGAACCAATCCTTGCACTTGATTCCCTGTTCCCGCAGTGTGAATGGGAGCAGACTGGTCTGCTAAGAGAGGCTGCACCAGCTCCCTACTTGAGGGCGGACGAGAGACCCCCATGCCAGGCTGAGTGGTATCAGCGAGGTCAGGGCTCAGAGGAGTCTGAACTCGTACCTCTGATGAACCCCCAGTGGTCCTCTTCTTTGACTTTATAGGGTCCACTTGATTCTGCCCTGCTTGGAAGTCTGATAACTGCGGAGCAGCTAAGGTGACTGAATACGAATGATTAGCTGCATTGGCCACCAAGGGCTCTGCACCATAGCTCCCCTCTGTTCCTGTCTCGTTTGCCTTTTTCAGCTTGCTGTCCTCCTCTGAGCGAGTGCTGTCTGCTTCAGCCAGGGGCCCTCGCCTCTGCAGTCGTTTCTTACAAACTCTCACCACTTCGTTCATGTGGAGGAAGCTTGCAGCAGCTAGAACGTCCTCCACTGGAGGAGACTCATCCAGCTGGAGTACGCCTTCATAGACAAAGTCGAGAAGCAAGCCGAATGCGGGAGATGTGACAATGTCGTTGTCGAGTGTGACACAGCTGGCACTGCTGCCATTTCCCCCAGGAGAGTCTGAGTAGAACATGTGGAAAAAAGGTGAGCATGACGCCAAAACGGCTCGGTGCGCCAGGAAACGGCTGGAGCCCACGAGGACGGTGCAATCACATAAGAAGCCCCGTTGGCGCTGAGAGCGAAGagcagagagcagctgctggGAATGCTGGGGAAACTCCATTACCTGGACAGAAAACAGAGAGATCAATCCCATGTGGTTTCCAAATAAACAAGAACAAACTTATAGTTTTGTAACTTAATTGCAAAGTATAAAAAGTCAGCTCGAGAACCACTTTAACCCCTCCAAGAGCTTTTGGTGTATTGTAAAAGTGGTCCCAGTgttcttttcattatgatgGTGCCGTTAttagcaggagttcattagaaatttgcctctaagttgtgggcaggactgttggagTGGAGTAAACAtgtcctcatttcccatcatttgTTCACACTCTTCTGTTGCTTTCAGCTCCTCACAACTCCAATCAAAAATTAGTGGCACAACAAAATctgtgagcaatatcagagctttccagctgtacagttttaaaaatgaacatggatgtatttgtctacGAGCGGATGTATTtgaatggagcagggagcttgttgccCGCCATATGTGATTACTCTTGGGTTCTCCACAGATGATCTTAATTTTGATAATAAACCCCTTTAACATAAGAGAAGAACTATATCCAACAACAAATCTAACACCCagaaattcctttttttgtaatgatACATTTTGCTGTGATGTAATACATCAGAATATGTTACTTAAATCTTGCAGCTTTTATCTGTACAGTTACTAACTTACATGGGGATGTTTGACTAAAACACATTAcacatattttaacatttaaatattaacttgCTTTACCTCAGAAAAGTCTTCCCTTTTGAAGTAGTTTGTTGACATGTAACTTTCCAGTCTGTCATAAATGTATCACACGcctggtttccatggtgaccaGTCTGGATTGTGGCTACATTGGAACTAAGTCGGAACAGGGGGGCGAATCATATTTCGCAATGTTACGTGCAAATCCAAACCTGCAAAAGAAGCATACCCACACtgtaaattttataaaaataaatcacagccCCTGACAAATATATGATACGAGAGTAGCAGGAAGTCTTAGCTCATAGATGCTAACAATAGTTGGATATTGCAGCCCCATTTGTTGAGGCTAAGGTTAACACAATCGCTTCGAGAACTAGAATGCCTACCTAAGCAAAAATATAATACCAATTTAAACTCGGAATGCCTGACAATCCCCGTGAAAAAGCATTGTCTTACCAGCGGTGCGCATCTGTGTGTTGAATGTTTTTTCCAgcagtgttttgtttaatttgtggTACTCTAAAAACCACACTGCCACCCAGAGGCGCGGAGGCGAAAAACACCGGAAGTGAGAGGAGGCTTTCCCTGTTGACAGCGGGAGCGCGCGGCTAAtgataaacatttctttttttgttgttaatttaacatttttaaaaatctaaatatgttcTCTATCAGTTGCAAACCAAAATCAAAGATGATGCGTATCACATTATTTCAGATTTCTCACAACTTCTACATTTAGCTGCAGAAGGCCTTTCTGACAGAGCtgggtttgttttgattttaatggACAGTGCCAGAGGAGCAAAGAGAGGAAGGGAAAAGAGACAGGGAAAGGTGAGAAAACTCACACATTTGTTGTTATATTGGCATCTGAGCTGCATGGACAGACACTACTTCTTTATTATAACCACAGCTATTAATATTTTGAGCTGCGATTTTGTTCATGTATTTGAACTTCTGTCTTTCTTTGAAGCAGGACAAAGATGTCCAGCTATCCAAAGCCATGTCTTATGCTCTGCGTCATGGAGCGCAGCAGCTGGGTCTTCAAATGGGCACAGGTTGACAACTCATATGCATTCACACACAGATTGCATGATGTTATTTAATAGTCTTCTTATTGAACTATGTGACACAAACACGTTTTTTATCACACATATGTTAAAATGAAGTTAACCAAAAGCTTTTTGGGACTTCATTCTctcttaaaaactcaaatcacACATACACAATGGAAAGATTGGTCCTGATATTTGTATATTTCATTTCCACAGATGGCTTCCTGTTTGTGGAGGATCTCTTGGCTCACCCGCAGTTTCATTCGTACACATTAGAAGACGTAGAAAGAGTTGTGGCTACAAATGACAAGCAACGCTTTAAGCTCCGTTCCCATCCAGATAACGGCCGGCTGGAGATCAGAGCAAACCAGGGACATTCAATACAGGTAGGAATAAATTCAGGCCGTCACAAAGGCAATCAAAGTAGAAGACATTTTGAATTGCTCAAAACTTTTTGTCTGGTCTGGCTTTTGTACGACACACAATATTAGTGTTACTAACGTGTCTTAAACTACCAGCGACAGGAAACAGTTGACTGTGACATTAAATGTGTCCATGATAAACTCCTAAAAACTCCAAAAGTCAACATATACAACATATCTTTTTAAGCTAGTTGGTGCTGTAAACTTTGTAGATGTCTGCAgactgctttatttttgtaaattaaagaagaaaatgataATCGATAAGTAATTGACCCTCAAtgagtcaaataaataaattatttgctTGCATGAACCTTAAAAATACCTTACCAGAAACAGAATTGgattaattttaacttttatatatTGTCAATATTATAAAGTTgcgtatatttaaatatttattttattgtttatttgttaaaacttgtagtttttgtgtgtgttttaattttagtgGCTGTTTTGTGGTACTTCTAGGGTTAATTTAGGAAGTCATACATGGAAATGTcactacattttctttaacaaaggGACCAGTTATTATCCTTTTCTATTTATGAAGCTCTCTGCTTAATTTTGATACATTCATCCATTTAGGTTTCTGATCTTGAGTTGATACCACTACTTGCTGGTTCTCCAGCCTGCCCAGTTGAAGCTGTTCACGGTACCTACCTCCGTAACTGGCCGTCCATCCAGCAGCATGGCCTGAGCCGAATGAATAGGACCCATATCCACCTGGCGCCAGGCTTGCCAGGAGAAGACGGCGTCATCAGTGGTGTGTTTAAAGTCAGACTAGACAACTTTACCCTTTATGCCGTTACACAGTAACATTTCCATTTCTACTAGGCATGAGGAAGAACTGTGATCTTGCTGTGTTTATTGATGTCCCCATGGCCCTTGCTGGTAAGGTTAACCACCAACAACTGCTGTCTAATAGTCTGGATCATGTGTGTACAGagaaaatcagtgtttttctgatttttgcagATGGTATTGAGTTCTTTCGGTCAGAGAACGGCGTGTTGCTTACTGCAGGCAATACTGAGGGCAAACTCCTGCCTAAGTACTTCATCCGGGCCCTCAGATTGAGACCTACAAGTAAGAATAGCTAAACCAAAgaccttttcatgttttataaaaccaaaatcaatttaaatctagcatgtatttgttcattttgttccTCTTTTGTGCTCTGTTTCAGGGAGTGTCCTGCCACTTCAGTAGGAGAAATGAGGAAACTTGGTGACATTTTACCTCATAAAAGTCACACTTTCTTTACATTATGGTTCTTACATCCTGTTCAGATGGTTTGATCAGTCATGTGATATTCATAAATCAAGCTAAATGGAAGCAAACCAATAAAGCTCTTCTGAAGTATTTTGTCACTCAACTAGACTAGAGGAGAAACAGGAAATACTCATTGTTAGATAGCAGTTTGTTTAACCGAT contains:
- the zbtb3 gene encoding zinc finger and BTB domain-containing protein 42, which codes for MSTNYFKREDFSEVMEFPQHSQQLLSALRSQRQRGFLCDCTVLVGSSRFLAHRAVLASCSPFFHMFYSDSPGGNGSSASCVTLDNDIVTSPAFGLLLDFVYEGVLQLDESPPVEDVLAAASFLHMNEVVRVCKKRLQRRGPLAEADSTRSEEDSKLKKANETGTEGSYGAEPLVANAANHSYSVTLAAPQLSDFQAGQNQVDPIKSKKRTTGGSSEVRVQTPLSPDLADTTQPGMGVSRPPSSRELVQPLLADQSAPIHTAGTGNQVQGLVLSSPCSSTEMHSCNLPTSSSSRVTVNQVAIRSVASLSLPEPCLSATLPPEESQLPQENTTEDLSETDSRDPLGRGQQMIMLIQGPALTSDVQRNPRHSALQRAPPQIQIQSAVSLQDSDSQLAPEIQTLQQLEKDTRASLTRKERSYFPTHGTRTNRGGDVKVKVEAIVISDEELEEEGDESREREPVTDEELESEDEIQEEELNSPQFVSSHQQDSIPATSCANNFSIPLSPSSSSSGPRPFSQDNTSLTASLSPLAASNQHSDTPAYFQDLQDSMGNFVEDVPTCVVCGKTFSCTYTLRRHAIVHTRERPYECRYCYRSYTQSGDLYRHIRKAHDQTLPAKRSKADAELSLQPQPPPPLS
- the trpt1 gene encoding tRNA 2'-phosphotransferase 1 isoform X1 — its product is MDSARGAKRGREKRQGKQDKDVQLSKAMSYALRHGAQQLGLQMGTDGFLFVEDLLAHPQFHSYTLEDVERVVATNDKQRFKLRSHPDNGRLEIRANQGHSIQVSDLELIPLLAGSPACPVEAVHGTYLRNWPSIQQHGLSRMNRTHIHLAPGLPGEDGVISGMRKNCDLAVFIDVPMALADGIEFFRSENGVLLTAGNTEGKLLPKYFIRALRLRPTRSVLPLQ
- the trpt1 gene encoding tRNA 2'-phosphotransferase 1 isoform X2; its protein translation is MDSARGAKRGREKRQGKDKDVQLSKAMSYALRHGAQQLGLQMGTDGFLFVEDLLAHPQFHSYTLEDVERVVATNDKQRFKLRSHPDNGRLEIRANQGHSIQVSDLELIPLLAGSPACPVEAVHGTYLRNWPSIQQHGLSRMNRTHIHLAPGLPGEDGVISGMRKNCDLAVFIDVPMALADGIEFFRSENGVLLTAGNTEGKLLPKYFIRALRLRPTRSVLPLQ